One stretch of Glycine soja cultivar W05 chromosome 7, ASM419377v2, whole genome shotgun sequence DNA includes these proteins:
- the LOC114419657 gene encoding transcription factor HHO2-like isoform X2, producing MGSVAAEELNLDLRSSFVPKTITDFLRHLSANNNHPATLRDFLSRLEDELRKIHAFKRELPLSMLLLNDAISVLKVESQKCCRVARDSPPVLEEFIPLKKELGDQSEEEEEENDDDKDDNECRDKRNWMSSVQLWNNNTTTTTTNNNNNASDRKQLLHKLQTKKSEEGQSVAEDPFQTCSNRNGGRRAFMPFSRYSSSSSSVPVTTVGLGAASKEEKEESVRNRLSLLTPSVKEGCGSRGSRSSSNRAVSSSPPTAQPGLRATSLQQTARKQRRCWSPELHRRFVNALQKLGGSQATPKQIRELMQVDGLTNDEVKSHLQKYRLHTRRVPAASSNQPVVVLGGLWMSQDQYNDSSKVSSSGSGSPQSPLHLAAGSRGGTSPTEGDSIEDDEDARSESYSWKSHMNKPGKVDV from the exons ATGGGTTCGGTTGCCGCAGAAGAACTGAACTTAGATTTAAGATCCTCCTTCGTCCCCAAAACCATCACCGATTTCCTCCGCCACCTCTCCGCCAACAACAACCACCCTGCCACCCTCCGCGATTTCCTCTCCCGCCTCGAAGACGAGCTCCGCAAGATCCACGCCTTCAAACGCGAACTCCCCCTCTCCATGCTCCTCTTAAACGACG CAATTTCCGTTCTGAAGGTTGAATCGCAGAAATGCTGCAGGGTGGCGCGCGATTCGCCGCCGGTGCTGGAGGAGTTCATTCCGTTGAAGAAGGAGCTTGGTGATCAGAgcgaggaggaggaggaggagaatgaTGATGACAAGGACGATAACGAATGCAGGGATAAGAGGAATTGGATGAGTTCCGTTCAGCTCTGGAATAACAACACTACCACCACTACtactaataacaacaacaatgccTCTGATCGCAAACAACTACTTCATAAATTACAAACCAAG AAAAGTGAAGAAGGGCAGTCTGTGGCTGAGGATCCTTTTCAGACTTGTAGTAATAGAAATGGGGGAAGAAGGGCATTTATGCCTTTCTCTAGGTactcttcttcatcatcatctgtGCCGGTGACAACAGTGGGGCTGGGGGCTGCAtccaaagaagagaaggaagagagtGTTAGGAATAGGCTTTCTCTTCTGACGCCTTCTGTGAAAGAAGGGTGTGGTTCAAGGGGATCAAGGAGCAGTTCTAACAGGGctgtttcttcttctcctcccaCGGCTCAGCCGGGTTTGCGTGCGACTTCGCTTCAGCAGACTGCTAGGAAACAGAGGAGGTGCTGGTCCCCTGAGTTGCACAGACGATTCGTTAATGCCTTGCAGAAGCTTGGAGGTTCTCAAg CTACACCAAAGCAAATTAGAGAGCTTATGCAGGTTGATGGCCTAACTAACGATGAAGTGAAGAGCCATTTACAA AAATACCGACTTCATACGCGGAGAGTTCCTGCTGCAAGTTCTAATCAGCCAGTTGTGGTTCTTGGAGGTTTGTGGATGTCTCAAGATCAGTACAATGACTCTTCAAAAGTTAGCAGTTCAGGGTCAGGTTCTCCTCAAAGTCCTCTTCATTTGGCTGCAGGGTCCCGGGGAGGGACATCTCCTACTGAAGGTGACAGCAtagaagatgatgaagatgcaAGATCCGAGAGTTATAGTTGGAAAAGTCATATGAACAAACCAGGAAAAGTTGATGTATAG
- the LOC114419657 gene encoding transcription factor HHO2-like isoform X1: MGSVAAEELNLDLRSSFVPKTITDFLRHLSANNNHPATLRDFLSRLEDELRKIHAFKRELPLSMLLLNDAISVLKVESQKCCRVARDSPPVLEEFIPLKKELGDQSEEEEEENDDDKDDNECRDKRNWMSSVQLWNNNTTTTTTNNNNNASDRKQLLHKLQTKKSEEGQSVAEDPFQTCSNRNGGRRAFMPFSRYSSSSSSVPVTTVGLGAASKEEKEESVRNRLSLLTPSVKEGCGSRGSRSSSNRAVSSSPPTAQPGLRATSLQQTARKQRRCWSPELHRRFVNALQKLGGSQAATPKQIRELMQVDGLTNDEVKSHLQKYRLHTRRVPAASSNQPVVVLGGLWMSQDQYNDSSKVSSSGSGSPQSPLHLAAGSRGGTSPTEGDSIEDDEDARSESYSWKSHMNKPGKVDV, encoded by the exons ATGGGTTCGGTTGCCGCAGAAGAACTGAACTTAGATTTAAGATCCTCCTTCGTCCCCAAAACCATCACCGATTTCCTCCGCCACCTCTCCGCCAACAACAACCACCCTGCCACCCTCCGCGATTTCCTCTCCCGCCTCGAAGACGAGCTCCGCAAGATCCACGCCTTCAAACGCGAACTCCCCCTCTCCATGCTCCTCTTAAACGACG CAATTTCCGTTCTGAAGGTTGAATCGCAGAAATGCTGCAGGGTGGCGCGCGATTCGCCGCCGGTGCTGGAGGAGTTCATTCCGTTGAAGAAGGAGCTTGGTGATCAGAgcgaggaggaggaggaggagaatgaTGATGACAAGGACGATAACGAATGCAGGGATAAGAGGAATTGGATGAGTTCCGTTCAGCTCTGGAATAACAACACTACCACCACTACtactaataacaacaacaatgccTCTGATCGCAAACAACTACTTCATAAATTACAAACCAAG AAAAGTGAAGAAGGGCAGTCTGTGGCTGAGGATCCTTTTCAGACTTGTAGTAATAGAAATGGGGGAAGAAGGGCATTTATGCCTTTCTCTAGGTactcttcttcatcatcatctgtGCCGGTGACAACAGTGGGGCTGGGGGCTGCAtccaaagaagagaaggaagagagtGTTAGGAATAGGCTTTCTCTTCTGACGCCTTCTGTGAAAGAAGGGTGTGGTTCAAGGGGATCAAGGAGCAGTTCTAACAGGGctgtttcttcttctcctcccaCGGCTCAGCCGGGTTTGCGTGCGACTTCGCTTCAGCAGACTGCTAGGAAACAGAGGAGGTGCTGGTCCCCTGAGTTGCACAGACGATTCGTTAATGCCTTGCAGAAGCTTGGAGGTTCTCAAg CAGCTACACCAAAGCAAATTAGAGAGCTTATGCAGGTTGATGGCCTAACTAACGATGAAGTGAAGAGCCATTTACAA AAATACCGACTTCATACGCGGAGAGTTCCTGCTGCAAGTTCTAATCAGCCAGTTGTGGTTCTTGGAGGTTTGTGGATGTCTCAAGATCAGTACAATGACTCTTCAAAAGTTAGCAGTTCAGGGTCAGGTTCTCCTCAAAGTCCTCTTCATTTGGCTGCAGGGTCCCGGGGAGGGACATCTCCTACTGAAGGTGACAGCAtagaagatgatgaagatgcaAGATCCGAGAGTTATAGTTGGAAAAGTCATATGAACAAACCAGGAAAAGTTGATGTATAG